Proteins co-encoded in one Cupriavidus taiwanensis genomic window:
- the hpnI gene encoding bacteriohopanetetrol glucosamine biosynthesis glycosyltransferase HpnI, which yields MAAGLAAILPGAALVCVTAGYALAATWLSRRKPAHGGAVASTPVSVLKPLCGAEPRLYANLATFCRQRHPCFQLVFGVRAADDPAIAVVERLGRDFPACDIALVIDPRVHGSNLKVSNLINLSGAARHDALVIADSDVAVAPDHLARVTAPLAQAGVGVVTCLYRGHAIGGFWSRLGAQFVDDWFAPAVRIAHAGGSRRFAFGATIALRRDALAAIGGFGALRDRLADDYWLGELTRRLGLRTVLSEVVVTTDITEDRFTPLWRHELRWMRTIASLNAMGYAFSFITFTWPMLALGVWLAPLPLVIAAALVGVMARSVLAGSVAAALRAPLRDGLLLACWALALAGKRVWWREQVLAVGEAQHSGRAPALSPTPLPQAGEGRKQPKPAPDTQAFTGIHTKRPL from the coding sequence ATGGCCGCCGGACTTGCCGCCATCCTGCCCGGCGCAGCGCTGGTCTGCGTGACGGCCGGCTATGCGCTGGCGGCGACCTGGTTGTCGCGCCGCAAGCCGGCGCATGGCGGGGCCGTGGCCAGCACGCCGGTCAGCGTGCTCAAGCCGCTGTGCGGCGCCGAACCCCGTCTCTACGCCAACCTGGCGACGTTCTGCCGGCAGCGGCATCCGTGCTTCCAGCTGGTGTTCGGCGTGCGCGCCGCGGACGATCCCGCCATCGCCGTGGTGGAGCGGCTGGGGCGCGACTTCCCGGCCTGCGACATCGCACTGGTGATCGACCCGCGGGTGCACGGCAGCAACCTCAAGGTCAGCAACCTGATCAACCTGTCCGGCGCGGCCAGGCACGATGCGCTGGTCATCGCCGACAGCGACGTCGCGGTGGCGCCGGACCACCTGGCGCGCGTGACGGCGCCGCTGGCGCAGGCCGGCGTCGGCGTGGTCACCTGCCTGTACCGCGGCCATGCCATCGGCGGCTTCTGGTCGCGCCTGGGCGCGCAGTTTGTCGATGACTGGTTCGCGCCGGCGGTGCGCATCGCCCATGCGGGCGGCTCGCGGCGCTTTGCCTTTGGCGCCACCATCGCGCTGCGCCGTGACGCGCTGGCGGCCATCGGCGGTTTCGGGGCGTTGCGCGACCGGCTGGCTGACGATTACTGGCTCGGCGAGCTGACGCGGCGGCTGGGCTTGCGCACGGTGCTGTCGGAGGTAGTGGTGACGACCGATATCACCGAAGACCGCTTCACGCCGCTATGGCGCCATGAGTTGCGCTGGATGCGCACGATTGCGTCGCTGAACGCCATGGGCTATGCGTTCAGCTTCATCACCTTCACCTGGCCGATGCTGGCGCTGGGCGTGTGGCTGGCACCGCTGCCGCTGGTGATCGCCGCGGCGCTCGTCGGTGTGATGGCGCGCAGCGTGCTGGCGGGCAGCGTCGCGGCGGCACTGCGGGCGCCGTTGCGTGATGGCTTGTTGCTGGCGTGCTGGGCGCTGGCGTTGGCTGGCAAGAGGGTGTGGTGGCGGGAGCAGGTGCTGGCGGTAGGTGAAGCGCAGCACTCCGGTCGGGCGCCGGCCCTCTCCCCCACCCCTCTCCCGCAAGCGGGAGAGGGGAGAAAACAGCCGAAGCCCGCTCCCGACACCCAGGCTTTCACCGGCATCCATACCAAGAGGCCGCTATGA
- the hpnK gene encoding hopanoid biosynthesis-associated protein HpnK: MIVTADDFGLHPAVNEAVELAHRDGVLNTASLMVGAPALADAVARARRLPALRVGLHVVLADGPAMLPRARIPALVDAHGRFGSAMALDGCRFFFLPAVRRQLAAEIRAQFEAFAATGLALDHVNTHKHFHLHPTVLSLILSIGRDYGLRAMRLPREAGAPWLLRPWLALLRRRLERAGIAHNDYVIGIARSGQMDEAALLQALAQLPAGVVEIYLHPAVVSGAAIAPSMHGYRHAEELAALLSPRVRAALDQAALRRGGFADVFAGRALS, encoded by the coding sequence CTGATCGTCACCGCCGACGACTTCGGGCTGCACCCGGCCGTCAACGAGGCGGTGGAGCTGGCCCACCGCGACGGCGTGCTCAACACCGCCAGCCTGATGGTGGGCGCGCCCGCACTGGCGGATGCAGTGGCGCGCGCGCGCCGGCTGCCGGCGCTGCGCGTGGGGCTGCACGTGGTGCTGGCCGATGGCCCGGCCATGCTGCCGCGCGCGCGCATCCCCGCGCTGGTCGATGCGCACGGCCGCTTCGGCTCGGCCATGGCGCTGGACGGTTGCCGCTTCTTCTTCCTGCCCGCGGTGCGTCGCCAGCTCGCCGCGGAAATCCGCGCCCAGTTCGAGGCCTTCGCCGCCACCGGCCTGGCGCTCGACCATGTCAATACGCACAAGCATTTCCACCTGCATCCGACCGTGCTGTCGCTGATCCTGTCGATCGGGCGCGACTACGGGCTGCGCGCGATGCGGCTGCCGCGCGAGGCGGGTGCGCCGTGGCTGCTGCGGCCGTGGCTGGCGCTGCTGCGCCGCCGGCTGGAGCGCGCCGGCATTGCGCACAATGACTACGTGATCGGCATTGCGCGCAGCGGCCAGATGGACGAGGCCGCGCTGCTGCAGGCGCTGGCGCAACTGCCCGCGGGCGTGGTCGAGATCTACCTGCATCCGGCGGTGGTGTCCGGCGCAGCCATCGCCCCGTCGATGCACGGCTACCGCCACGCCGAGGAACTCGCCGCGCTGCTGTCGCCGCGGGTGCGCGCCGCGCTGGATCAGGCGGCCCTGCGGCGTGGTGGCTTCGCCGATGTGTTCGCCGGCCGCGCGTTGTCCTGA
- a CDS encoding MMPL family transporter, protein MLTSLLTRIVRLATARPWHVILLAALVTAASGVYVVRNFAINTDIGRLLDSDAPWALREEAIAKAFPQRGQMILAVVQAPAAELADAAADALAAALRQQPARFTAVSQPGGGAFFARNGLLFAGTDEVRQLTQQLTQARPLLNALAHDPTLRGLSDVLATTLALPLQMGQVKLGDMAGLLGSSARTLDQVLARKPAALSWAGLLDDSLKPGADGHVYRFVALSPVLDYSDLKAGAEAARAIRHAADELQLAQRFQASVRLTGPQALADDEFASVSDGALLNGVLTVLAVVLILWLALRSARLIVAVLASLFAGLLITAALGLAMVGALNMISVAFAVLFVGLGVDFGIQFGVRYRAERHDRDHIVDALGLAARAVGAPLALAAAATAAAFFCFLPTDYRGVAELGLIAGVGMMVAFATTFTLLPALIAVLRPGGESASPGFAWLAPADRFFDRYRKPVLLITLLAILAGAPLLPHLRFDFDPLHLKDPQSESMATLLALQDAPQAGTDDVNVLAPSLPAAHALAGQLAALPEVARAVTLQSFIPDDQPPKLQAIGQASAALMPALAQPSAAPATDSARVDALRQAARQLAIAADQHPGPGAAEAAHLSATLEKLAAADAPARDRAERAIALPLQLALARLKLALTPQAVSQQTLPPELVRDWIAPDGRALVNVSPRLPPPASAQREAALARFIAAVQRVAPAATGGPIAIRGSADTIMTAFAQAGAWAVLSITLLLWITLRRFGDVLRTLIPLLVSAIVTLELCVVFGIALNFANVIALPLLLGVGVAFKIYYVIAWRHGKTQLLQSSLTHAVLYSAATTAVAFGSLWLSQHPGTASMGKLLALALACTLVGAVFFQPILMGRPRGDGHEGGHHRPDQPARP, encoded by the coding sequence ATGCTGACCTCGCTGCTGACACGCATCGTCCGGCTTGCCACCGCCCGGCCGTGGCACGTCATCCTGCTGGCGGCACTGGTGACCGCCGCCAGCGGCGTCTACGTGGTCCGCAACTTTGCCATCAACACCGACATCGGCCGCCTGCTGGATTCCGACGCGCCGTGGGCGCTGCGCGAGGAGGCCATCGCCAAGGCCTTTCCCCAGCGCGGCCAGATGATCCTGGCGGTGGTGCAGGCGCCGGCCGCGGAACTGGCCGATGCCGCCGCCGATGCGCTGGCCGCAGCCTTGCGCCAGCAGCCGGCGCGTTTCACCGCGGTCAGCCAGCCCGGCGGCGGCGCCTTCTTCGCGCGCAACGGCCTGCTGTTCGCCGGCACCGACGAGGTCCGCCAGCTGACGCAGCAACTGACGCAGGCGCGCCCGCTGCTCAACGCCCTCGCGCACGACCCGACGCTGCGCGGCCTGTCCGACGTGCTCGCCACCACGCTGGCGCTGCCGCTGCAGATGGGGCAGGTCAAGCTGGGCGACATGGCCGGTCTGCTGGGCAGCAGCGCGCGCACGCTGGACCAGGTGCTGGCGCGCAAGCCCGCCGCGCTGTCGTGGGCGGGCTTGCTCGACGACAGCCTCAAGCCCGGCGCCGACGGTCACGTCTACCGCTTTGTCGCGCTCAGCCCAGTGCTCGACTACAGCGACCTCAAAGCCGGCGCCGAGGCCGCGCGCGCGATCCGCCACGCCGCGGACGAACTGCAGCTGGCGCAGCGCTTCCAAGCCTCGGTGCGCCTGACCGGCCCGCAGGCGCTGGCCGACGACGAATTCGCCTCGGTCAGCGATGGCGCCTTGCTCAACGGCGTGCTGACGGTGCTGGCGGTGGTGCTGATCCTGTGGCTGGCGCTGCGGTCGGCGCGGCTGATCGTGGCGGTGCTGGCGAGCCTGTTCGCCGGACTGCTGATCACCGCCGCGCTGGGGCTGGCCATGGTGGGCGCGCTGAACATGATCTCGGTGGCCTTCGCGGTGCTGTTCGTCGGGCTGGGCGTGGACTTCGGCATCCAGTTCGGCGTGCGCTACCGCGCCGAGCGCCATGACCGCGACCATATCGTCGATGCACTGGGGCTGGCCGCGCGCGCCGTCGGCGCGCCGCTGGCGCTGGCCGCCGCGGCCACGGCGGCGGCGTTCTTCTGCTTCCTGCCCACCGACTACCGCGGCGTGGCCGAACTGGGCCTGATCGCCGGCGTCGGCATGATGGTCGCGTTCGCCACCACCTTCACGCTGTTGCCGGCGCTGATCGCGGTGCTCAGGCCCGGCGGCGAATCCGCCTCGCCGGGCTTTGCCTGGCTGGCGCCGGCGGACCGCTTCTTCGACCGCTACCGCAAGCCGGTGCTGCTGATCACGCTGCTCGCGATCCTGGCGGGCGCGCCGCTGCTGCCGCACCTGCGCTTCGATTTCGACCCGCTGCACCTGAAGGATCCGCAGTCCGAATCGATGGCCACGCTGCTGGCGCTGCAGGATGCGCCGCAGGCCGGCACCGACGATGTCAATGTACTGGCGCCGTCGCTGCCGGCCGCGCATGCGCTGGCGGGCCAGCTCGCGGCACTGCCCGAAGTCGCGCGCGCGGTCACGCTGCAGAGCTTTATTCCGGACGACCAGCCGCCCAAGCTGCAGGCCATCGGCCAGGCCTCGGCCGCGCTGATGCCGGCGCTGGCGCAGCCGAGCGCGGCGCCCGCCACCGACAGCGCGCGCGTCGATGCGCTGCGACAGGCCGCGCGGCAGCTGGCAATCGCCGCTGACCAGCATCCCGGTCCTGGCGCCGCCGAAGCGGCGCATCTTTCCGCCACGCTGGAAAAGCTGGCCGCGGCCGATGCGCCCGCGCGCGACCGCGCCGAGCGCGCCATCGCCCTGCCGCTGCAGCTGGCACTGGCGCGACTGAAGCTGGCGCTGACGCCGCAAGCGGTCAGCCAGCAGACCCTGCCGCCCGAGCTGGTGCGCGACTGGATTGCCCCGGACGGGCGCGCGCTGGTCAACGTCAGCCCGCGCCTGCCGCCGCCCGCCAGCGCGCAGCGCGAAGCCGCGCTGGCACGCTTTATCGCCGCGGTGCAGCGCGTGGCGCCCGCCGCCACCGGCGGACCGATCGCGATCCGGGGCTCGGCCGATACCATCATGACCGCGTTCGCGCAGGCGGGTGCCTGGGCGGTGCTGTCGATCACCCTGCTGCTGTGGATCACGCTGCGCCGCTTCGGCGACGTGCTGCGCACGCTGATCCCGCTGCTGGTATCGGCCATCGTCACGCTGGAGCTGTGCGTGGTGTTCGGCATTGCGCTGAACTTCGCCAACGTGATCGCGCTGCCGCTGCTGCTGGGCGTGGGCGTGGCGTTCAAGATCTACTACGTGATTGCCTGGCGGCATGGCAAGACCCAGCTGCTGCAGTCGAGCCTGACGCACGCGGTGCTGTACAGCGCCGCCACTACCGCGGTCGCCTTCGGCAGCCTGTGGCTGTCGCAGCATCCCGGCACCGCCAGCATGGGCAAGCTGCTGGCGCTGGCACTGGCCTGCACGCTGGTCGGCGCCGTGTTCTTCCAGCCGATCCTGATGGGCCGCCCGCGCGGCGATGGCCACGAGGGTGGCCATCACCGGCCGGACCAGCCGGCCCGTCCCTGA
- a CDS encoding tetratricopeptide repeat protein — MALTDSRDLAVSTLNTRSVARYETALRLLNGYYGDPLAVIDAALADEPGFAMGHALRAALMVTSGDGTAEPMLRQSVEAGEALHARANERERRHIAAARAWLDGDFERAVRCYGDIVIDYPRDLLALQTAHLGDFLLGQSTMLRDRVAQALPHWDAGMPGYGFLLGMHAFGLEETQLYERAEEAGRRALECQPRDPWAVHAVAHVMEMQGRLDDGIAWLEGRRQDWADDNMLAVHNWWHLALFLLEDGRTDEVLALYDRAISRPAPAIALDLVDASALLWRLHLRGVDLGRRWHAVADDWLGRGAAGYYAFNDVHAVMASLGAQRPAAADQVRAALERAALGNGTNAMMSREVGLPVADALIAFAQGDYATAIELLMPVRLVAQRFGGSHAQRDVIGLTLLEAALRSGSGNLALALTAERAALKPVSPSLRLLVQRADSCRAQP; from the coding sequence ATGGCACTGACGGATTCCAGGGACCTCGCGGTCTCGACTTTGAACACGCGCTCGGTGGCGCGGTACGAGACCGCCCTGCGCCTGCTGAACGGCTACTACGGCGACCCGCTCGCAGTGATCGACGCGGCGCTGGCCGACGAGCCCGGCTTCGCCATGGGCCACGCGCTGCGCGCCGCGCTGATGGTGACCTCCGGCGACGGCACCGCCGAGCCCATGCTGCGCCAGAGCGTCGAGGCCGGCGAAGCCCTGCACGCCCGCGCCAACGAGCGCGAGCGCCGCCATATCGCCGCGGCGCGCGCCTGGCTCGACGGGGATTTCGAGCGTGCCGTGCGCTGCTATGGCGACATCGTGATCGATTATCCACGCGACCTGCTGGCGCTGCAGACTGCGCACCTGGGCGACTTCCTGCTGGGCCAGTCGACCATGCTGCGCGACCGCGTGGCGCAGGCCCTGCCGCACTGGGATGCCGGCATGCCCGGTTACGGCTTCCTGCTCGGCATGCACGCGTTCGGCCTGGAAGAAACCCAGCTCTACGAGCGCGCCGAGGAGGCCGGACGGCGCGCGCTGGAATGCCAGCCGCGCGATCCATGGGCGGTGCACGCGGTGGCGCACGTGATGGAGATGCAGGGCCGGCTCGACGATGGGATTGCCTGGCTGGAAGGCCGGCGCCAGGACTGGGCCGACGACAACATGCTGGCGGTGCATAACTGGTGGCACCTGGCGCTGTTCCTGCTGGAAGACGGCCGGACCGACGAGGTGCTGGCGCTGTACGACCGCGCCATCAGCCGGCCTGCGCCGGCGATCGCGCTGGACCTGGTCGATGCCTCCGCGCTGCTGTGGCGGCTGCACCTGCGCGGCGTGGACCTGGGCCGGCGCTGGCACGCGGTGGCGGATGACTGGCTCGGCCGCGGCGCGGCCGGCTATTACGCCTTCAACGACGTGCATGCGGTGATGGCCAGCCTCGGAGCGCAACGCCCCGCGGCGGCCGACCAGGTGCGCGCCGCGCTGGAGCGTGCCGCGCTGGGCAACGGCACCAACGCGATGATGTCGCGCGAGGTGGGGCTGCCGGTGGCCGATGCCCTGATCGCGTTCGCACAGGGCGATTACGCCACCGCCATCGAGCTGCTGATGCCGGTGCGCCTGGTGGCCCAGCGCTTTGGCGGCAGCCACGCGCAGCGCGACGTGATCGGCCTGACCCTGCTCGAGGCGGCGCTGCGCAGCGGCAGCGGCAACCTGGCGCTCGCGCTCACGGCCGAGCGCGCCGCGCTCAAGCCCGTCAGCCCTAGCCTGCGCCTCCTGGTGCAGCGCGCCGACAGCTGCCGCGCGCAGCCCTGA
- a CDS encoding DUF6152 family protein: MPSIRALFRAALFRPALSTALSTAALAMAAMPAGAHHGWSTYDETRPMTLTGKIVESHYENPHAHIRVDAGGKRWLAVLAPVSRMEARGATSDKVAVGREVTLVGYASKEKPDELRAERINVDGKTVELR, encoded by the coding sequence ATGCCCAGCATCCGCGCCCTGTTCCGTGCCGCCCTGTTCCGCCCCGCCCTGAGCACCGCCCTGAGCACCGCCGCCCTGGCCATGGCAGCCATGCCGGCCGGCGCCCACCACGGCTGGTCTACCTATGACGAGACCAGGCCCATGACGCTGACCGGCAAGATCGTCGAGAGCCATTACGAGAACCCGCACGCGCACATCCGCGTCGATGCCGGCGGCAAGCGCTGGCTGGCGGTGCTGGCCCCGGTGTCGCGCATGGAAGCGCGCGGCGCGACCTCGGACAAGGTCGCGGTGGGCCGCGAGGTCACGCTGGTCGGCTACGCCAGCAAGGAAAAGCCGGACGAGCTGCGCGCGGAGCGCATCAACGTGGACGGCAAGACGGTAGAGCTGCGCTGA
- a CDS encoding FKBP-type peptidyl-prolyl cis-trans isomerase: MKTLALFLGTLTLAGAACAAGPAASAPATAASAPAAAASAPQTLASGMTIQHLIKGTGASPKATDTVQVHYRGTLADGTEFDSSYKRGQPISFPLNRVIPCWTEGVQAMQVGGKARLSCPPGTAYGARGVPGTIPPNATLTFEVVLLGIGS; the protein is encoded by the coding sequence ATGAAAACACTCGCGCTTTTCCTTGGCACCCTGACCCTTGCGGGCGCCGCCTGCGCTGCCGGGCCGGCCGCGTCGGCGCCTGCCACCGCCGCGTCGGCGCCTGCCGCCGCGGCATCGGCGCCGCAGACGCTGGCGTCAGGCATGACCATCCAGCACCTGATCAAGGGCACCGGCGCCTCGCCCAAGGCCACCGACACGGTGCAGGTGCACTACCGCGGCACGCTGGCGGACGGCACCGAATTCGACAGCTCGTACAAGCGCGGCCAGCCGATCTCGTTTCCGCTCAACCGCGTGATCCCGTGCTGGACCGAGGGCGTGCAGGCCATGCAGGTGGGCGGCAAGGCACGGCTGAGCTGCCCGCCCGGCACCGCCTACGGCGCGCGCGGCGTGCCGGGCACGATCCCGCCGAACGCCACGCTGACCTTCGAGGTGGTGCTGCTCGGTATCGGCAGCTGA
- the hpnJ gene encoding hopanoid biosynthesis associated radical SAM protein HpnJ, with product MKKTLFLQAPSFDGFDGGAGSRYQAKREIKSFWYPTWLAQPAALVPGSRVLDAPADGLSVQQTLAIAADYELVIIHTSTPSFPTDARFAEALKQRHPGVMIGMVGAKPAVDPGGTLGASDAIDFVCREEFDYTCQDVAAGKPLRDILGLSYRQPDGSLEHNGQRPMIEDMDQLPFVAPVYQRDLKIENYFIGYLKHPYVSIYTGRGCRSRCTFCLWPQTVGGHRYRTRSAASVLAEVKWIKENMPEVKEIMFDDDTFTDFKPRVEEIARGLGQLGVTWSCNAKANVPYSTLKIMKENGLRLLLVGYESGDDQILLNIKKGLRTDIARRFTEDCRKLGIQIHGTFILGLPGETRETIEKTIEYAKEINPHTIQVSLAAPYPGTTLYRQAVENGWLEENKVINLVNDQGVQLAAISYPHLSKEDIYHGVETFYKRFYFRPRKIWEIVREMLGSWDMMKRRLREGVEFFRFLRSHEA from the coding sequence ATGAAAAAAACCCTGTTCCTGCAGGCCCCGTCGTTCGACGGCTTCGACGGCGGCGCCGGTTCGCGCTACCAGGCCAAGCGCGAGATCAAGTCGTTCTGGTACCCCACCTGGCTGGCGCAGCCGGCCGCGCTGGTGCCCGGCAGCCGCGTGCTCGATGCCCCGGCCGACGGCCTCAGCGTGCAGCAGACGCTGGCGATCGCCGCGGACTATGAACTGGTGATTATCCACACCAGCACGCCGTCGTTTCCCACCGACGCCAGGTTCGCCGAGGCGCTGAAGCAGCGCCATCCCGGCGTGATGATCGGCATGGTCGGCGCCAAGCCCGCGGTCGATCCCGGCGGCACGCTGGGCGCGAGCGACGCCATCGACTTCGTCTGCCGCGAGGAATTCGACTACACCTGCCAGGACGTGGCCGCGGGCAAGCCGCTCAGGGACATCCTGGGGCTCAGCTATCGCCAGCCGGACGGCTCGCTCGAACACAACGGCCAGCGCCCGATGATCGAGGACATGGACCAGCTGCCGTTCGTGGCGCCGGTCTACCAGCGCGACCTGAAGATCGAGAACTACTTCATCGGCTACCTGAAGCATCCCTACGTATCGATCTACACCGGCCGCGGCTGCCGTTCGCGCTGCACCTTCTGCCTGTGGCCGCAGACGGTGGGCGGGCACCGCTACCGCACGCGCTCGGCGGCAAGCGTGCTCGCCGAGGTGAAATGGATCAAGGAGAACATGCCCGAGGTCAAGGAGATCATGTTCGACGACGACACTTTCACCGACTTCAAGCCGCGCGTCGAAGAGATCGCGCGCGGGCTGGGCCAGCTGGGCGTGACGTGGTCCTGCAATGCCAAGGCCAACGTGCCCTACAGCACGCTCAAGATCATGAAGGAAAACGGCCTGCGCCTGCTGCTGGTGGGCTATGAGTCCGGCGACGACCAGATCCTGCTGAACATCAAGAAGGGGCTGCGCACCGACATCGCGCGCCGCTTCACCGAAGACTGCCGCAAGCTTGGTATCCAGATCCACGGCACTTTCATCCTGGGCCTGCCGGGCGAAACCCGCGAGACCATCGAGAAGACCATCGAGTACGCCAAGGAAATCAACCCGCATACCATCCAGGTCTCGCTGGCGGCGCCCTACCCTGGCACCACGCTGTACCGCCAGGCGGTGGAAAACGGCTGGCTCGAGGAAAACAAGGTCATCAACCTGGTCAACGACCAGGGCGTCCAGCTGGCGGCGATCAGCTACCCGCACTTGTCCAAGGAGGACATCTACCACGGCGTCGAGACCTTCTACAAGCGCTTCTACTTCCGCCCCCGCAAGATCTGGGAGATCGTGCGCGAGATGCTCGGCAGCTGGGACATGATGAAGCGGCGCCTGCGCGAGGGCGTGGAGTTCTTCCGCTTCCTGCGCTCGCACGAGGCCTGA
- a CDS encoding lysylphosphatidylglycerol synthase domain-containing protein produces MKRLAYLTGLLGLLALTALVIHQGAGDIAAVMAQGGWPLLLLVPLHALPLLLDAQGWRVLLTSADPDERAGLGFLCWVAAVREAVARLLPTVGVGGELVGIRLTRLRIHDTTAVTASVVVEVMLTMFSQYLFAATGVLMLVVALQQRASAWIILAGLLLSLPVPVLFALSLRHAALFEKLEGAARRLFGADHRIVALIDGARLDAHIRALNRRHRELAKALLWQLAGLLSGTLEIWLALWLLGHPVPFWQALAIESLTQAARHVAFFVPAGLGVQEAVVMLLGQVLGMDAQVALALALVKRAREILFGVPALLSWQWLELRRWRRGQAAP; encoded by the coding sequence ATGAAACGTTTGGCTTACCTGACCGGACTGCTCGGCCTGCTGGCGCTGACCGCGCTGGTGATCCACCAGGGCGCCGGCGATATCGCCGCGGTGATGGCCCAGGGCGGCTGGCCGCTGTTGCTGCTGGTGCCGCTGCACGCGCTGCCGCTGCTGCTCGACGCGCAGGGCTGGCGCGTGCTGCTGACGTCCGCCGATCCCGACGAACGTGCCGGGCTGGGCTTCCTGTGTTGGGTCGCAGCCGTGCGCGAGGCGGTAGCCCGCCTGCTGCCCACCGTGGGCGTCGGCGGCGAACTGGTCGGCATCCGCCTGACGCGGCTGCGCATCCATGACACCACCGCGGTCACCGCCAGCGTGGTGGTGGAAGTGATGCTGACGATGTTCTCGCAGTACCTGTTCGCCGCCACCGGGGTGCTGATGCTGGTGGTCGCGCTGCAGCAGCGCGCCAGCGCGTGGATCATCCTGGCCGGCCTGCTGCTGTCGTTGCCGGTGCCGGTTCTGTTCGCGCTGTCGCTGCGCCACGCCGCCTTGTTCGAGAAGCTGGAAGGCGCGGCGCGCCGGCTGTTCGGCGCCGACCACCGCATCGTCGCGCTGATCGACGGTGCGCGCCTGGACGCGCATATCCGCGCGCTCAACCGGCGCCACCGCGAACTGGCAAAGGCTTTGCTCTGGCAGCTGGCCGGACTGCTCAGCGGCACACTCGAGATCTGGCTGGCGCTGTGGCTGCTGGGCCATCCGGTGCCGTTCTGGCAGGCGCTGGCGATCGAGTCGCTGACGCAGGCCGCGCGCCACGTGGCGTTCTTCGTGCCGGCCGGGCTGGGGGTGCAGGAAGCGGTGGTGATGCTGCTGGGGCAGGTGCTGGGGATGGATGCGCAAGTGGCGCTGGCGCTGGCGCTGGTCAAACGCGCGCGTGAGATCCTGTTCGGTGTGCCCGCGCTGCTGTCATGGCAGTGGCTCGAACTGCGCCGCTGGCGGCGCGGGCAGGCCGCCCCCTAG
- a CDS encoding DUF6644 family protein, producing the protein MPALFTAWTEWAGTLARLPFATALRSSAWAYPAVEIVHLAGMALLFGSIFVVDMRLAGLGRRLPVSLLLRHALPFTVGAFIAVAASGVLLFVAHADELAGNPAFLAKLGLIVLALVNVLWFHAGPGRSLHHRERGWDADAAPPVGARLNAILSIAAWLLVICAGRLIAYV; encoded by the coding sequence ATGCCGGCGCTGTTCACCGCATGGACCGAATGGGCCGGCACGCTGGCGCGGCTGCCGTTCGCGACGGCGCTGCGCAGTTCGGCCTGGGCCTATCCCGCGGTGGAGATCGTCCACCTCGCCGGCATGGCGCTGCTGTTCGGCTCCATCTTCGTGGTCGACATGCGGCTGGCCGGGCTTGGCCGGCGGCTGCCGGTCAGCCTGCTGCTGCGCCATGCGCTGCCCTTCACCGTCGGCGCCTTCATCGCCGTCGCGGCCAGCGGCGTGCTGCTGTTCGTGGCCCATGCCGACGAGCTCGCCGGCAATCCGGCATTCCTCGCCAAGCTGGGCCTGATCGTGCTGGCGCTGGTTAACGTGCTGTGGTTCCACGCCGGACCTGGCCGCAGCCTGCACCACCGCGAGCGCGGCTGGGACGCCGACGCAGCGCCGCCTGTCGGCGCACGCCTGAATGCGATCCTGTCGATTGCCGCCTGGCTGCTGGTGATCTGCGCCGGACGGCTGATCGCCTATGTCTGA